The genomic region TGATAGTTATGAAAGTTCCCAAGACGATAACTACATATTGCCCAAAGTGCAAAACTCATACACCGCACTCAGTATCTCTTTACAAAGGAGGTAAAAGAAGGACTCTAGCTGAAGGTCAAAGAAGATATGATAGGAAGAACTTAGGATATGGAGGTCAAAGAAAGCCAGAGCAAAAAAGATTTGCAAAAGTAACTAAAAAAGCAGTATTAATGTTAAAGTGCACTAAATGCGGTTATGTAATAATGAAACCTGGAATGAGAATAAAGAAGATGGAGATAGTAGAGGTGGCTAAGTAATGAAGAAAACTAAGATCTTAATTCCAGAGCCTAAAGGAAAATTTATCAGAGTAAAATGTACTAATTGTGGTAACGAGCAAGTAATTTTTAGCCATGCGACTTTTCCAGTAAGGTGCTTAGCTTGTGGAACACAACTGGCTTATCCTACTGGTGGTAAAGCAAAAATAGTTGGCGAGATAATTAAAGAACTGGGTTAAAATGATATATAATAAGCATCCTCTTCCAAGAGAAGGAGATATTTTAATCGCAACTGTTAAGCAAGTTTTTGATTACGGAAGTTATGTTACTCTTGACGAGTATGGAAATTTACAAGCATTTTTACCTTGGAGTGAAATAAGTACTAGATGGGTTAAAAATATTCGTGATGTTATAAAGGAAGGAAGGAAAATAGTAGTTAAAGTTATTCGTGTAGATAGAAAGAAAGGAACAGTTGACGTATCTTTAAAGAAAGTTAATGATGACGAAAGAAGGAAAAAGAATGCCGAATGGAAAAAACTACAAAAAACGGACAAAATTCTTGAGTTAGTTTCGCAAAAACTGGGAAAGACAGAAAAAGAAGCTTGGGAACAAGTTGCTTGGAAATTAGAAAGCAAATATGGAGATGTTTTTGATGCTTTACAAAAAGCAGTAAAGGAAGGAGATAAAATATTAAGAGATGCTGGAGTTCCTGAGATATGGATAAAACCACTAATAGAAGAAGCTTCCAAACATAGTGAAGAAAAGAAAGTAAAAGAATCAAAAGTTGTTGTAGTTAAAACGCTAGATCCAAACGGAGTAGAAAAAATTAGGAGTTTATTCGGAAAGGCAGTAGAAGGAGAAGAAGATACAGATTTTACAATAAAGATTTACACAATAGGTGCTCCTAGATATAGGGTTGATGTTACTGGCACTGAACCTAAAGCCGTTGCAGAAAGATTAAATTCTATTATAGAAAAGCTCCAAGAAATTGCTAAGGAAGAAGGAGTAGAAATAAGTGTACAAAAATGACTTGGCTAATAAGAAAATGCCCAGTAGACGGTACTTATACTTTCCAAGAAAAATGTCCTAAATGTAATACCCCGACTATAGTGCCTCATCCCCCACGATTTTCTCCAGAAGATAAATACGTAAAATACAGAATAGAAGCCAAAAAAGGTATTAAATTAAATTGCTAAAAATTTGTTTTATCCGTAATAAACACATTCTGGAATTACTGTCCCAGGTTGTACAAACTGGTATATCATTACCATTATATATGTTTCATAATTAGGTCCTTTAACCCATGGGAATAAGGCTACATAGACTGGTTGGAAATAAACCATATGAATTTCTGGGAACGGAGTCCCTGGTGTTGTTTGCAAACCACTTATGCTGAATTCCAATTTACTGCTAAATGGCGCTATCACTGGATATCCTGTGCCTTCTAAAGCTTCAACAAACATGTTAACAATTAATGAGTTATATGCCTTTGGAGTCCACGCAAGTGGATATGCTTGACCTATAATGCTTGAGAGTTCGTTTAATTCAGTAGCGACGCTTGGGTCATACTGTGCTATGCTACCTAAAGTAGAATTTAAGTATGAAATTTCAGAGGTGATAAGACTGGTGTTTAGATATTCATTTATTGGATATCCTGCGATTACTGTCATTGCACCCATTGCCTTACCTATATCTCCTAAGGATGTTGTATATCCTAAAAACTCTCCACCTAAATCTGATGGATAACCTATGTACCATTCTTCTCCACTACTTGAATTAACTGAAGTCACTGCATCGTAAGCTACTATGTAAACTGGGATAGTATAATTAGGATTACCATAAGGATATAAGTGAAAATCTTTTTCTAGTACTGTTGCAGCAAAAGTCTCATTATTTAAGAACATCTCAGCCATGAGCTTTATCTGGGTACCATTAAGTGTATTATTTTCTGCTATGACGCTTCTATTTCCTATAACTTCCTCCCAATATCCGTAATCCCACCAGCTTAGTATGAATGCATGAGGACAAGTTTTCTGATTTATCCAATCTAATGCTGATACCCAAGCATAATTAATTATAGGATAGGGACTAGCAGAAGTTACTATTTCGTTTGGAACGTTACTCATAGTTATTGCTGCACCTGCGTCTGCTACAAGTGAAATTCCTACCAATGATAGCACAAATATTGGAATAATTTTCGCTTTATATTCCTTAGTTTTATCTATAATGTAAAATACTCCTGCACCAGCTAATGGAGCTATCATGTATGCAGTATAATTAAAGAGATAAGGCTGTTCTGAAGTACCGTAGATACTTATTACACCCAAAACGAGTAACCAAAGTCCTGCAAGGTTACTTTCCCTTATTAAGTAATACATGCCAATGACTGAAAGGAATAATGCTATCCCGAAGTCAGTAATCATTGATGTTATTGGCTGCGGTATATATTCTGCTACAGTCTTATCAATAGGTACAGTAACTTGATAGAATGGATTAACTATTGCATAGTATCTTGAAGGAATTGGCGTTACACCTAAAAATGAGAGACCTACTATTGCTACTACAAATATGAATACTGCACTTGCAGTTATTATTAATGCTCTAGAATCTAAAATTTCCTTAGGTAAGATATTCTTCAAATAAAGGTCTAGAAATAGTAGTGCACCAATTATTAACAATGAAAGCCCGTGAGCTAATCCTGAAAGGAATCCAATACTATTTGGCGCCCAAGAGGTTAAGAACGCAGTAACTATTGCCATGAGAGTAAAAGCTTTTGCAGTCTCTTCATTGTTCCTATTAAGTAAGATTAGTAGGAAAGCTCCAGCTAACAAGCTTAAATCAATATATGTAGATCCTCCCCATGATACTTCAGCTAAAAATAGAGGCACTCCTGCAAATGCTCCATAAATTGGTTTCTTTTTCTCAATAGCATAATTTAGTAGATATATTGAAAATAATACGAATACTCCTCCCCATGAAGTCTTTGGCAATCCACCGACTATGTTCTTAACAGTTAAAGCTGGAGATACAGCTATTATTGCTGCAGCTACAAAACCGCCTATCCTGCTTTTAGTTAGTCCAGAAACAGCAACATAAGCTGCTGCTACTCCTAAACCAGCAAGTGCAACATATAGGAATAAGGTAACAGTATATACTGCGTTAGCACCATAAGTAGAATAGAAAGGCAGAGAAAGAAGTGCAACAATAAACGGTAATCCTATTGTATCACCTAATTCTATGAAAAATCCCCAAGGGAACCATGCATGAACATCTGGGGGTACTGCATACCAATTACCGTGTGCTTGAGCAATTAATAAGGCGTTATAAAATAAGTACCAAGAGTCGAACCCGTTGATTCCTAAAGGATATTGAGTGCTTAATGACCTTATTAAAATTGAAATTAGTGCTATTCCTGAAACTACGAGAGTATCAATAATATTTGTACGCTCTAAAATCCTTGTTAGCGTTTTTGTAGACTGCATAAGCCCTTTTCTAATAAATATCAATATAAACTTAATCCAAGAAGTTGATACAATAAAAATATTCAA from Acidianus ambivalens harbors:
- a CDS encoding RNA-protein complex protein Nop10 — translated: MTWLIRKCPVDGTYTFQEKCPKCNTPTIVPHPPRFSPEDKYVKYRIEAKKGIKLNC
- a CDS encoding STT3 domain-containing protein produces the protein MQSTKTLTRILERTNIIDTLVVSGIALISILIRSLSTQYPLGINGFDSWYLFYNALLIAQAHGNWYAVPPDVHAWFPWGFFIELGDTIGLPFIVALLSLPFYSTYGANAVYTVTLFLYVALAGLGVAAAYVAVSGLTKSRIGGFVAAAIIAVSPALTVKNIVGGLPKTSWGGVFVLFSIYLLNYAIEKKKPIYGAFAGVPLFLAEVSWGGSTYIDLSLLAGAFLLILLNRNNEETAKAFTLMAIVTAFLTSWAPNSIGFLSGLAHGLSLLIIGALLFLDLYLKNILPKEILDSRALIITASAVFIFVVAIVGLSFLGVTPIPSRYYAIVNPFYQVTVPIDKTVAEYIPQPITSMITDFGIALFLSVIGMYYLIRESNLAGLWLLVLGVISIYGTSEQPYLFNYTAYMIAPLAGAGVFYIIDKTKEYKAKIIPIFVLSLVGISLVADAGAAITMSNVPNEIVTSASPYPIINYAWVSALDWINQKTCPHAFILSWWDYGYWEEVIGNRSVIAENNTLNGTQIKLMAEMFLNNETFAATVLEKDFHLYPYGNPNYTIPVYIVAYDAVTSVNSSSGEEWYIGYPSDLGGEFLGYTTSLGDIGKAMGAMTVIAGYPINEYLNTSLITSEISYLNSTLGSIAQYDPSVATELNELSSIIGQAYPLAWTPKAYNSLIVNMFVEALEGTGYPVIAPFSSKLEFSISGLQTTPGTPFPEIHMVYFQPVYVALFPWVKGPNYETYIMVMIYQFVQPGTVIPECVYYG
- a CDS encoding 30S ribosomal protein S27e produces the protein MKKTKILIPEPKGKFIRVKCTNCGNEQVIFSHATFPVRCLACGTQLAYPTGGKAKIVGEIIKELG
- a CDS encoding translation initiation factor IF-2 subunit alpha, which encodes MIYNKHPLPREGDILIATVKQVFDYGSYVTLDEYGNLQAFLPWSEISTRWVKNIRDVIKEGRKIVVKVIRVDRKKGTVDVSLKKVNDDERRKKNAEWKKLQKTDKILELVSQKLGKTEKEAWEQVAWKLESKYGDVFDALQKAVKEGDKILRDAGVPEIWIKPLIEEASKHSEEKKVKESKVVVVKTLDPNGVEKIRSLFGKAVEGEEDTDFTIKIYTIGAPRYRVDVTGTEPKAVAERLNSIIEKLQEIAKEEGVEISVQK
- a CDS encoding 50S ribosomal protein L44e, encoding MKVPKTITTYCPKCKTHTPHSVSLYKGGKRRTLAEGQRRYDRKNLGYGGQRKPEQKRFAKVTKKAVLMLKCTKCGYVIMKPGMRIKKMEIVEVAK